AAATATGAATAGTATAATTACTTAATTGGTGGTATGTGGAATATATTAAAAGATATGTTTTGCATATAATGTAATATTTATAATTTTAAAACTAAATTATTATCATGAAAAAGTTTTTGAGTGTTGCATTAAAATTCCAATGGAAAACAATAGTGTTTATTTTCGCATTAATAATCATTCAGACATTCGTTCAAATGGAAATAATTGATTTGTTCGGTGCGGCTTTGACTGGAGTCAAAGAACAGAACGTTGATTTGCTTTTCAAATCAGGATTATATATGTTAATGTATACCGTCATTTCAATGATTGCCGTTTATGTCATCTCTTTTCTCACAACAAGAGTGGCTTCAAAATCAGCATATACTGTCCGTGAGAAAATATTCCATATTCTGATGAACTTGCCTCGTGAGGAAATTGATAAATTTAAAATTTCAGGGCTAGTTACAAGGTCAACCAGAGGTATGTCCTCCGAACAGGGATTTATAGTGATGATACTCGAACAGTTAATGCTTATTCCAGTTACATTCGTAGCAATTGTATATGAAATAGCATTGATTGATGGAACTTATGCATTATTTTTCTTAGGATTTATTGGTGTTCTTTCTGCAATCATAATTTTTAGAATGAAACAGATTGTGGAAATATTTTTCAGAGCTAAAAAGACATATGGTAAACTAAATTTATTATTCTTATCCAAAATCAATGATATAGCTGGCAGGATTCCATTTAACAAACAGGAGTATGAAGTCGAATTTGAAAAGGCATGTGAGAACTCCTATGATAAAAATGTCATCTATATTAAAAGTCAATGTTACCTCGGACCAATATTAATGTGGGGTTTATATGTTATTGTCCTGGTTACATTGGCAATGGTTAATTCAGGATACACCATTGGATTTGAAACTGATAGTGTAATTGATTCATTCATTATTCTGGTATATGTTGCCTACTTCATCACTACTCTAGCTAATATTCCTGCATTAATTGACAGATGGCCACGTGCATATGCCACTTCTGTGCGTTTGGAGGAAGTCTTGAATATTGAAGATAAAATCATAAAATCCAATACAAATGATAATCTGAAGGAAATAGAGATTGTTGAGGAGGATATTGCTCAAGAGGCTAAGGGCATATGGGATGAAAGAAAGGGTATCTCTGAAAAATTCACTGCATTGTTAAAAGAGGATAAGGCCAAAGTAAGAATATCAATGATTTTACTTACGATATCCACATTGTGCATGGTTTATGCCCCAAAAGTTGCCGGAAAAACAGTTGATTTATTGGCTTCCAATTGGAATTCAACTAATGACCCTGCTATCTACATTAGTCTTGCCCTGTTGCTGGTATTGTATTCAGTAGGATATCTGTTTAAATTACCTCCAAAGAGAATCATGGGGGCCACAGGTGAAAAAGTAGCATATGATTTAAGAGTGAAATTATTTGATAAGCTTGATGCTGTTGGTTCCGATTTCATTCAGGAAAATTCAAAGGGTCTTGTTCTATCCAGACTAAACAACGATGTGATGAACATCAGGGAGTTTGTTTCATCTAAATTTACTGAAATTTATGCGCAGATTCTATTTATAGTCTTTGTAATAGTGTTGATTGTGATGACAGACTTCAGGTTGAGCTTAATATACCTTGTGATATTGCCGGTTTATGCCGTTTGCTTTTATGTATGTGATGTCAAATCTAAAAACTATTACGATGGTCATCAAATGCAGTTGGGGAGATTGATGAGCTATTTTGAAAGAGGCCTGTCAAATCGTGATTCATTCCATGAAAAAGGGTTTAAAAAAATGAATCAAACTGTAATTGACTATTATGTCAAATCCAAAAACGTTACTAATTTTATGGTGCCTGTTACAACCCTTTTAACAAATATAAGTAAGATAACTGTTTATATTGCGGGGATTTACTTTTTAGCAGGTAATGAGATTCAGATAGGGACTCTATTGGCAGTTATTATGTATGGGCAATTATTAACAGATCCTATTAAAAAGCTAAGTTCCTCGATGGCCACTATTGAAACTTCATTTTCAAGCATCAAAAGGATATTTGCAATCATTGACTATAAAAACGATAAATAATTGAATTTCAATCATCTTGATGTCTGATGTAAGCTCAATTATTCTTGCAATTTGAATTGATGCTTTTTTTGAATAATTCTTTGAGGTTTCATAATCCGATTTGCCATTGATGATTGGTGTTGTTGTAAAAGAAGTCAATGAACTCAGTTATATTGATTTACAACAAAAATTATTTTAAACTAAATTATATTATTTTCCTTCTAGACGTTTAATATCTAAAATCATTTGATCAAAGTCAGAAATGAAGTTTTCATCTTGCACTACTCTGAATTTTTCATATTTTTCAAGCACATGTTCTCGTGCTTCTTCAGCAGATATCTTACCTTTGCCAACAAGAATTGGCAGCCTTCGAAGTTTAAGGTAGTCATCCAGCAGTTCTTTCCAATCTTTCATACCCATTGGGATTCTATCCTCTGCGCGTGATTCGGCTAAATTCAAAAAACCTTCTACTAAACTATTTAATCTTGATAATTCATTTTGATTCAAATAATTTTTGGATATGACCACGTCACTTTGTAGTATTTTTCCATTTGGTGCTTTTTTCCAGGTTGTCAAGCCCATATGAGGATTTTCAATATCGCTTCGTGTTTCTATGAGTTCTGCTGCAGTATGGTTGCTTATTGCAAATATCAGTTTGTTTTGTACTGTGGCAAAGAATTCTTTTGTTATGTCTGCATCTTTGTTATAATCAAAGCTTGTTGCATAAATGTCTGTGATTTTTTGATTGAATCTTCTCTCTGAAGCCCTTATTTCTCGTATGGTTTCTAATAATTCATCGAAATAGTCTTCTGTAAATCTTCCACCTTTTTTCAGAAGTTCTTTATCGATGACAAATCCTTTTATCATATATTCCTTTAATATTTTATTGGCCCAACGGCGGAACTGTGTTGCTTCTTTACTGTTTATTCTGTATCCTATTGATATGATTGCGTCAAGATTATACCATTTTTGGGGCCTACCTCGATTATTTGATTTTTTTAAGGATTTCTTAATAAAATTGGGATTGTCTTTAAAAAGGTCTTTAGAAGATATGCTTACTTCTTTTTCATCTAGCTCTCCTTCTTGGATTATATTTGAGAAATGCATTGAAATATTGGCTGATGTTGTTCCAAATATTTCTGCTATGACTTTTTGACTTGACCATAATGTTTCGTTTCCAATTATAAACTCAGCTTCTATATCGTTCTGTTCGCTTTTGTATAGTAACTTTTCAATAAGTTTGAATTCGGGCATACACTTCCTCCTTGGTTTAATTTAAAAATTTTTATAATTGGTTTTATATATGTTAATGATTATTATATCCAATTTTTGTTAGAGCATTTGATAAGTAATATTTGTTTAATATCTATTGCTAAAGTAGTAGATAATTCCGCTACTTTTCGCCCTTATCTGTTCGTATGTTGTAGAACAAATTTCACTAAAAGTAGTAGATAATTTCTATATTGTTACGCCAACAGCAACATGAAGATGGTCAAAAGGAACCAAAAGTTACATAATCTTGATTCTCCTTTGTTGATTGGTGATGTTAAAGATGATGATGTTGTAAAAAAGGTTAGAGAACATTGTTTCATTGAAACTCACGAAAAAGTTCTACCACTTATGCATATTTTTCAATCAACTTTATACAAATATTTTGAATTAATATTCATGAAAAGAAAAAGTAGCTATTAATTATATATAATTTAAAAAAGTAAAATATTATTAATTAACATAATTGAGGTATTATATGAAAGGAGACGTATATTACGGTAAAGGTATAAGAGAGTTAAAAGACAGCCATCCTGACTTATTTGATTTGGTATCCAACATTAATGAAACTGTATGGGACGGTAATGTCTTGGATTATAAAACTCAAAAACTGATTGCTATTGGTATTACTGCTTCCCGTGCAGATCCAAGAGCTACCAAAAAACAAATCAGAAGCGCTATTGAAGTATTGGGCATTACAAAAGAAGAAATCGTGGATGTTTTAAGAGTTGTCTTATTAACTTCAGGTATGCCTGCATTTTCCAAATCACTTCAAATTCTAAACAGTGTCACTGAAGCTATTGAAGAGGAAAGAGAAGATAAGGCTTAACTCTTTTCTTTTTTTTTAAATTATTTGATAAACTATTTCTAAAACACAAAACACCATAAATAAAATCATCCCGTAATTTAGAAGCATTGTTTTTATAGGATGGGTTAAGCTGATTTCTGTTTTCAAACCGTTGAATTTGGATTTTTTATAACTTGTCAATGAAATCAAACCTATCAAAATGCACAATAATATAACTGCGGTATAGATTAATACAACAGCCAGATCGCCTATTGCTACGTTTCCTGCAGCTATTGCCATTGCACTTTTTCCAACAAATAGGCTTACTACTGATCCCATTAAATTAGCGCAAATGTGCAATAAGATGGGATATAGAATAGTTCCTGTTTTTATATATACGTATGCTAGAAATCCTCCCATTAAAAATGCATAGAAGAACTGATTCAGGTTTCCATGGAAAAATCCGAATATCACTGCAGATAATATTATGCTGACCCTGGCGCCGTATCTTATTGTTCTGTCAACAAGGAGTTTTCTAAAGAAAAATTCTTCAAAAACAGGACCTATGATGCTGATTAATAATAAATTCAGCCACACGTCTGTTGAATTTATCAGGTTTTCAACAGGATTTGTTATTGTTGTTTGTGTTAGCCCGCCTAGCAGGCTTGTCAGTATTAATCCAATGAGATTTCCTGCCCACATCAGTGTTAATGTTATTGCAAAATATTTCAGGAAAGTTAAAACGCTTATGCCATGCCTTTCGAGATGTCGTGTGTCAATTTTTTTCATCAGGAATAGTATTATCGGCAGTGGCAGAATATAATTGCAAACTGCAGACATTATTGTCAGATAATTGTAATCGTTGATTATGTCAATGTTTAGCATTGATATTGCGTTTATTGCAATTACCTGTATTATTATTGCTGAAACTGCAAGAATGAGATAGTTGAATCCTACTTTTGAAAAAAACTTTTTGTGGATATTCAAATTTTCACCTTGTCTTATTTTTAATTTAATTTAATATTTATTTTTTCCTTTAAAATTTAGGCATTCCAAAATATTTATATAATATCAGCAATAAAATTAGGTATACCTAAAAATTAGAGAGTGTATTATGAGAGCAAGACATGGTGGCGGCCATTCAATTGGCCTGGAAATTGGTAAATTTGTTTTTTCAGAATTGTTGGCATCATCTTACAAATCCCGATGGAGAATTGGTAACGATATTCACAAATGCACATTATGCGGTAAATGCCAAATGCTTTGCCCTGTTAATGCCATAACAGTCAGCAGGCACAACAAGACCTGGGCACTAAACAACAGGCGATGCAGACAATGTCTGGAGTGTATAGTCAAATGTCCTTCTCGTTCGTTAACTCAAGTGAGATTATGACTTTATAGGTAATTTTTTCCATAAATTTTTTGGAAAAACTAAAAATTATTTTGGCTTACATAAATTATTTTTTGGTATAACTTAATAAAAATTCTTTGATTTGCCTAAAACCAATTTTTAAACCGAATTATTTATATATGATGATTTATTTAATAGATATTGTCAGATAGCTCATGTAAAATAAATATAATTTTTAGGTTTGCATAAGTTTTGAGATCAGGTTCAAAACACTTTCATGCTGAGCGGAAGTTTTTGTATCCAGTAATAAAAAAATTTTAAGAATAAATATTGAAGTATATTGCTTCATTTTTTTTTAAATTGGATGGATGGTATAAAAATGAATCGTAATGAAATAATTGACAAATGTGTAGAGCATAAACATGCATTAATTTTCGCAGCAGGAATCGCAACCGCTTTAATCGGTAAAAAAATAATCGAATCTAAAACCGTAAAAGACGCAGCTACAAAAGGAATGGCAACAGTAATGTCTGCTAAAAAAGATGCAGAAGAATGTTTCCAAGACATGAAAGACAACGCTGAAGACATGGTTGTCGATGCTCACGATGAAGACAAAAAAGAAATCTACATTGAATCTAAAGATTAGATATATTTATTTAAGGTTATCAAAATGAAATATCAAGTAATGCATGATAACGGGCCTCGTTTAAGGGTCCGTGCCGGCCAATGGGCTTTCACAAAAGAAGAAGGCTACGGGCTTGCCTCATTACTTTTAGATTATGATTTTATCCACGATGTGTTTACT
This is a stretch of genomic DNA from Methanobrevibacter sp.. It encodes these proteins:
- the rhuM gene encoding RhuM family protein, whose translation is MPEFKLIEKLLYKSEQNDIEAEFIIGNETLWSSQKVIAEIFGTTSANISMHFSNIIQEGELDEKEVSISSKDLFKDNPNFIKKSLKKSNNRGRPQKWYNLDAIISIGYRINSKEATQFRRWANKILKEYMIKGFVIDKELLKKGGRFTEDYFDELLETIREIRASERRFNQKITDIYATSFDYNKDADITKEFFATVQNKLIFAISNHTAAELIETRSDIENPHMGLTTWKKAPNGKILQSDVVISKNYLNQNELSRLNSLVEGFLNLAESRAEDRIPMGMKDWKELLDDYLKLRRLPILVGKGKISAEEAREHVLEKYEKFRVVQDENFISDFDQMILDIKRLEGK
- a CDS encoding CPBP family intramembrane glutamic endopeptidase; amino-acid sequence: MNIHKKFFSKVGFNYLILAVSAIIIQVIAINAISMLNIDIINDYNYLTIMSAVCNYILPLPIILFLMKKIDTRHLERHGISVLTFLKYFAITLTLMWAGNLIGLILTSLLGGLTQTTITNPVENLINSTDVWLNLLLISIIGPVFEEFFFRKLLVDRTIRYGARVSIILSAVIFGFFHGNLNQFFYAFLMGGFLAYVYIKTGTILYPILLHICANLMGSVVSLFVGKSAMAIAAGNVAIGDLAVVLIYTAVILLCILIGLISLTSYKKSKFNGLKTEISLTHPIKTMLLNYGMILFMVFCVLEIVYQII
- a CDS encoding DUF6110 family protein, which translates into the protein MNRNEIIDKCVEHKHALIFAAGIATALIGKKIIESKTVKDAATKGMATVMSAKKDAEECFQDMKDNAEDMVVDAHDEDKKEIYIESKD
- a CDS encoding DUF362 domain-containing protein, which encodes MRARHGGGHSIGLEIGKFVFSELLASSYKSRWRIGNDIHKCTLCGKCQMLCPVNAITVSRHNKTWALNNRRCRQCLECIVKCPSRSLTQVRL
- a CDS encoding ABC transporter transmembrane domain-containing protein — protein: MKKFLSVALKFQWKTIVFIFALIIIQTFVQMEIIDLFGAALTGVKEQNVDLLFKSGLYMLMYTVISMIAVYVISFLTTRVASKSAYTVREKIFHILMNLPREEIDKFKISGLVTRSTRGMSSEQGFIVMILEQLMLIPVTFVAIVYEIALIDGTYALFFLGFIGVLSAIIIFRMKQIVEIFFRAKKTYGKLNLLFLSKINDIAGRIPFNKQEYEVEFEKACENSYDKNVIYIKSQCYLGPILMWGLYVIVLVTLAMVNSGYTIGFETDSVIDSFIILVYVAYFITTLANIPALIDRWPRAYATSVRLEEVLNIEDKIIKSNTNDNLKEIEIVEEDIAQEAKGIWDERKGISEKFTALLKEDKAKVRISMILLTISTLCMVYAPKVAGKTVDLLASNWNSTNDPAIYISLALLLVLYSVGYLFKLPPKRIMGATGEKVAYDLRVKLFDKLDAVGSDFIQENSKGLVLSRLNNDVMNIREFVSSKFTEIYAQILFIVFVIVLIVMTDFRLSLIYLVILPVYAVCFYVCDVKSKNYYDGHQMQLGRLMSYFERGLSNRDSFHEKGFKKMNQTVIDYYVKSKNVTNFMVPVTTLLTNISKITVYIAGIYFLAGNEIQIGTLLAVIMYGQLLTDPIKKLSSSMATIETSFSSIKRIFAIIDYKNDK
- a CDS encoding carboxymuconolactone decarboxylase family protein; this encodes MKGDVYYGKGIRELKDSHPDLFDLVSNINETVWDGNVLDYKTQKLIAIGITASRADPRATKKQIRSAIEVLGITKEEIVDVLRVVLLTSGMPAFSKSLQILNSVTEAIEEEREDKA